Proteins encoded within one genomic window of Besnoitia besnoiti strain Bb-Ger1 chromosome II, whole genome shotgun sequence:
- a CDS encoding hypothetical protein (encoded by transcript BESB_033780) — MSRKKLEWTSLAIISLMLLVTVLPETNALRQVRASGDLHPAPETEAVCDLAGSASPNKKQIALTKTMSTISFSCGKQAQATLSPPVTAQWFATEAGCPPTKFASLKADWGDGAVLKADSKDTDGVAKTYKLTVPATGRKPGVLYYCCSLEDNRVVESPTASVAKAAEPKSPKTCSIVINVEAGEGQMPPAASGTEARQGGAGDSTAVSVEVCDPRAGGQRRIDMTLASDAKTITFNCGSSRQARLTPAASANQFCVDSACYRKEDLSILGNFAQLFSAEAEDKRTVYTLSISRKPDTDTKMYYMCAVKSKAAGARRAGLGSSQRDKHCLVKITVKGQTAPNPSAAGLMAASAAAVHGLLRLI; from the coding sequence ATGAGTCGAAAAAAATTGGAATGGACCTCCCTTGCGATCATTAGCCTCATGTTGCTGGTGACGGTTCTTCCTGAAACGAATGCTCTACGCCAAGTTCGAGCTTCTGGCGATCTGCATCCAGCTCCTGAGACAGAAGCCGTATGCGATCTTGCAGGTAGTGCCTCTCCTAACAAGAAGCAAATAGCGCTGACGAAGACAATGTCGACAATCAGCTTCAGCTGCGGCAAGCAAGCTCAGGCGACTCTCTCGCCACCGGTCACGGCTCAGTGGTTCGCTACGGAAGCGGGCTGCCCTCCCACGAAATTTGCGAGTTTGAAAGCCGACTGGGGGGATGGAGCCGTATTGAAAGCTGACTCAAAAGACACGGATGGTGTAGCGAAAACATACAAACTAACTGTTCCAGCGACGGGACGGAAACCGGGGGTCCTCTACTACTGTTGCTCTCTCGAGGACAACCGGGTGGTAGAGAGCCCTACAGCATCCGTCGCAAAGGCGGCAGAGCCAAAATCACCAAAAACCTGCAGCATTGTGATCAACGTCGAAGCAGGAGAAGGGCAGatgccgcctgcagcgagtgGAACCGAGGCAAGgcagggaggcgcgggcgactcgACAGCGGTCTCCGTAGAAGTTTGCGACCCACGAGCTGGGGGACAGCGTCGAATTGACATGACTTTGGCCAGCGACGCAAAAACCATCACCTTCAACTGCGGCTCAAGTCGTCAGGCTAGGCtgacgcctgcggcctcagcCAACCAGTTCTGCGTTGACTCCGCATGCTATCGAAAGGAAGATCTGTCGATCTTGGGCAACTTTGCGCAACTGTTTTCGGCGGAAGCTGAAGACAAACGGACTGTCTACACCTTGAGCATTTCCAGGAAACCCGACACGGACACAAAGATGTACTACATGTGCGCAGTTAAAAGCAAGGCCGCAGGTGCCCGGAGGGCTGGACTGGGATCGTCCCAAAGGGACAAGCACTGCTTAGTCAAAATCACAGTCAAGGGTCAAACGGCGCCCAATCCGTCGGCTGCTGGGCTGAtggccgcgtctgccgccgcagtccACGGACTGCTTAGACTCATATGA